A single window of Sphingobium sp. SCG-1 DNA harbors:
- a CDS encoding CmcJ/NvfI family oxidoreductase codes for MAELAEKHRRSRTVNVELNYCGAMDVKPQLYLKSKRHEDKESDLERSLNALNIQPRTVSILDGSSIATKPQLDCEGFSLLHHPSTVTDFKDKEQIKDIYFPEVSLLLKKILGADLVEFPYSTGAYRSSRPAEGEVGGALMPHIDFSTTGAVETISRLIPNRLEGVRRWGIYQIWRALSPKAPVDMPLAFLDGQSVDLADYIPVDTNSDHVGKYETLVLRYNPGHRWIYFSEMTRDDVVVFKTYDSDAAKNVPIGHTAFTDPSAPADAARRTSHELRAFVGWYD; via the coding sequence ATGGCAGAGCTAGCGGAAAAACACCGCCGATCACGAACGGTTAACGTTGAACTAAATTACTGCGGTGCAATGGATGTCAAGCCTCAATTATATCTAAAATCAAAGCGCCACGAAGATAAAGAATCCGATCTTGAGCGCTCACTCAATGCTTTGAACATTCAGCCTCGCACGGTTTCTATATTGGATGGCAGCAGCATTGCAACTAAACCTCAACTAGACTGCGAGGGTTTCAGCCTTCTTCATCATCCGAGCACAGTGACTGATTTCAAAGACAAAGAACAGATAAAAGACATCTACTTTCCCGAAGTTTCGTTGCTTCTTAAAAAGATCTTAGGCGCTGACCTTGTAGAATTTCCCTATAGTACAGGAGCTTACCGCAGTAGCCGGCCTGCAGAAGGCGAAGTCGGAGGTGCTCTTATGCCACATATCGACTTCAGCACGACCGGCGCTGTCGAAACGATTTCTCGTCTGATTCCCAACAGACTAGAAGGCGTTCGTCGCTGGGGCATCTACCAGATCTGGCGAGCTTTGTCACCAAAAGCACCGGTAGACATGCCGCTCGCTTTTCTTGACGGGCAGTCGGTAGATCTGGCGGATTACATCCCCGTCGATACCAATTCTGATCATGTTGGAAAATATGAAACGCTCGTGCTTCGGTATAATCCCGGCCATCGTTGGATTTATTTCAGCGAGATGACGCGTGACGATGTCGTGGTGTTTAAGACCTATGATTCCGACGCCGCCAAGAATGTCCCCATAGGCCATACAGCCTTTACGGATCCTTCGGCACCAGCGGACGCTGCTCGGCGCACAAGCCATGAGCTGCGTGCCTTTGTAGGCTGGTATGACTAG